The region CTAAGGAGGTTGATGTTGACAAAGAAGCTGAAATCCAGGGTTGGCTTTTGCAGTCTCGCAAAAATTGTGGAGATGCCCCAGCCCCTTCTTCTGGCTTGTTTGAATATTACCAAGTCGTAAGCTTGTCTGATTCAAGCAAGTGGCTCAAGACAACTGGTACTAGCACAATACAGCAATCATCAACCAATCCCATCAGTGCAACTTATCGTAAAATTGCTGCTTCAAGTTCAAGTCAGTGGCTTATGAAGAAGCCCTCATTGGCTTCAAAGCTCTTGAGAAGTAACAGCACACAGTCCTGTTCTGAGTGTTCATGTGGAATACCATCACTGTGTTCTGAATCTAGTTCACAGGAAGAGTTAACAGAAGTGGAAGATGACTCAAGTGAgacatctgattggctgatgcTGCGAAAAGAAGACTCTAAAGCCATTGGTGGATTCAACACTTCATCAAAAAGTATGCTTGTTGAACCCCCAGATAATGATAAGTGGTTGCTTACACGTTCAAATTCTCAGTCAAGTGTTGTTACCAATGATACCAGTGGTATTGGAAGTTACAAAGAAAACTTGGCAGCTCAATCGAATCAACATTGGCTCCAGCGCCAAAGTTCATCCCTGCTTGATAATAAGGAGGCTGACGAGACAGCAGGAAGCAGCGTGAAATCTTTCAGCAGGGGTCAGACAGGTGATTTTGACCAGTGGCTTTTAAAACCAACAAGGGACAGTGGAATTTGTAAATGGCTTGCACGTAGTTCATCTGAGAAGTGTAAGAATTGCCCAAGGATGTGTTCCAAGGGACTCTTCAAGGTGTTTGATCAGGTAGCAGGCTCTAAAGATGGCTGGCTTATGTCGACACAAGAACTTTACTAGGACTTTACTGGTAACCAGTCCCTTGTGTGTGTTGAACTAATTTTTCAGTCTTAATGAAACTTTGGCAATGATGTCATGGACAGAGTCTGCTAGAATATGATACTGTAAACTTGTGTGATGATCTCACATGGTGGCTCCAAGTAATAACAGGGGTGACAACTCTAACAATCGCTGTTTCGGGACAAAGCCAAAATTGTTCTGGGAATCTGGAGATTTCTCCAGGAAATGGGAGACTTGGAAATTTTTCCAGGAAACATGCGATAATTCTGGGACATTGTAGAAAAAAATCGGGACGTCGAACGAAATTTTATCTCACATTTTTATTTAGGTTAACCTCGGTAAGTTAGGCATGAA is a window of Montipora foliosa isolate CH-2021 chromosome 5, ASM3666993v2, whole genome shotgun sequence DNA encoding:
- the LOC138003329 gene encoding nuclear receptor coactivator 4-like, whose translation is MESNEAFTNLVEEVQSYVDILQKAIAAVGQVKKSLKTTASDVKSQIRDSVSRHLEAMRNREIWLLAQVEVVQHIKEDVLRQQQAELNRALGRLQSTCSMLEQGGKTLDRESLEYRARESLSALSDLNLTPEETNTISFLARNFQLQESIHKFGVVASDNLLFNKQAEPYRKKITFYSPPGSSSDWLMKNTCDNSLPDVPEMHSAKIDVQDWLPKQATVTTTTAVTMASIPENPIEHWLVKSQSQDFAMETETENGKQALNPKEVDVDKEAEIQGWLLQSRKNCGDAPAPSSGLFEYYQVVSLSDSSKWLKTTGTSTIQQSSTNPISATYRKIAASSSSQWLMKKPSLASKLLRSNSTQSCSECSCGIPSLCSESSSQEELTEVEDDSSETSDWLMLRKEDSKAIGGFNTSSKSMLVEPPDNDKWLLTRSNSQSSVVTNDTSGIGSYKENLAAQSNQHWLQRQSSSLLDNKEADETAGSSVKSFSRGQTGDFDQWLLKPTRDSGICKWLARSSSEKCKNCPRMCSKGLFKVFDQVAGSKDGWLMSTQELY